The following proteins come from a genomic window of Corallococcus sp. NCRR:
- a CDS encoding serine/threonine-protein kinase, whose product MTGELLAGRYQLEQELGRGGMATVFLAHDLRLSRRVAVKVMHPGLDARLTERFRQEAEVVASLQHPNVLAVHDFGEDAVRGPFLVCEWVQGENLRELARRLAPMPPEAVALLGWELARALDAAHARGVVHRDVKPENVLVARGGPLKLADFGIAALADRARLTSTGAVIGSLAYMAPERIDTGAWSPASDVYAVGVVLFELCVGTTPHAGEGSARLAVSVMTREAPALAEAAPGTPASLSALVARCLARDARDRPVEGGALARELEAVLRPWVGAPAEASRAFFQAPESSVARWREDGFQRLLNEGRALLAAGQGAQAARCLNAAMTLRPGAPEVLALLRSRPTRNGRVRRAWAGHKRGLLAGVVLAGMLGGLGTWAWRAEGSRASTVATGPTPSKASAEPAPGADPAATMADSASLPSGAGRPATDEDSAAPVAVTRLDVAERSLRPMNQTSAGTQVRAARPEVPGRSSKAASAPRARSAQDASQRPAPLEHTGDDVPVRVPDALDFATLTVTTRPWAEVFVDGQSRGYTPRLRELRLSPGSHRLHFANPLCEPVEEVLEVAAGAAVSREVALRVRDAEVTIVAPAASRVFVDGVEVGVAPLRAPLKLTHGGHLLSARDPGGNVLRQSLDAVAGSRTTVVLGSAP is encoded by the coding sequence GGCTTCACTCCAGCACCCCAATGTCCTGGCGGTGCATGACTTTGGCGAGGACGCCGTGCGCGGCCCGTTCCTCGTCTGTGAATGGGTGCAGGGGGAGAACCTGCGTGAGCTGGCGCGGCGCCTGGCGCCCATGCCGCCGGAGGCGGTCGCGCTCCTGGGCTGGGAGTTGGCTCGCGCGCTGGACGCGGCGCATGCGCGCGGCGTGGTGCACCGGGACGTCAAGCCGGAGAACGTGCTCGTGGCGCGAGGCGGGCCGCTGAAGCTCGCGGACTTCGGCATCGCGGCGCTGGCGGACCGGGCCCGGCTGACGAGCACGGGGGCCGTGATCGGCTCGCTGGCGTACATGGCGCCGGAGCGAATCGACACCGGCGCGTGGTCCCCGGCGTCTGACGTCTACGCGGTGGGCGTGGTGTTGTTCGAGCTGTGCGTGGGCACGACGCCGCACGCGGGGGAGGGCAGTGCCCGGTTGGCGGTCTCGGTGATGACCCGCGAGGCGCCGGCATTGGCGGAGGCCGCGCCAGGCACGCCCGCGTCCCTGTCCGCGCTGGTCGCGCGGTGTCTTGCCCGGGATGCGCGAGACCGGCCCGTGGAGGGAGGGGCGCTGGCCCGGGAGCTGGAGGCCGTGCTGCGGCCGTGGGTCGGTGCTCCCGCCGAAGCGTCACGGGCCTTCTTCCAGGCTCCGGAGTCCTCCGTGGCCCGCTGGCGTGAGGATGGGTTCCAGCGGCTGCTGAACGAAGGCCGCGCGCTGCTCGCCGCGGGGCAGGGCGCGCAAGCTGCCCGGTGCCTCAACGCCGCGATGACACTCCGGCCCGGGGCCCCCGAGGTGCTGGCGCTCCTGCGCTCGCGTCCCACGAGAAACGGCCGCGTCAGGCGCGCGTGGGCGGGGCACAAGCGTGGGCTCCTGGCGGGCGTAGTGCTCGCGGGGATGCTGGGCGGGTTGGGGACATGGGCCTGGCGCGCGGAGGGGTCCAGGGCTTCGACGGTGGCCACGGGACCGACTCCGTCGAAGGCTTCCGCCGAGCCCGCGCCCGGTGCCGACCCTGCCGCGACAATGGCCGACTCGGCCTCACTTCCGTCCGGCGCTGGCCGGCCTGCGACAGACGAGGACTCCGCCGCGCCCGTGGCGGTCACCCGCCTGGATGTCGCGGAGAGATCTTTACGTCCCATGAATCAAACGTCGGCGGGGACGCAGGTCCGGGCCGCGCGTCCGGAGGTCCCGGGCAGGTCGTCCAAGGCCGCGTCGGCTCCGCGGGCCCGCTCCGCCCAGGACGCCTCGCAGCGGCCCGCGCCCTTGGAGCACACCGGCGATGACGTGCCCGTGCGCGTGCCGGACGCCCTGGACTTCGCGACGCTCACGGTGACGACACGCCCCTGGGCCGAGGTGTTCGTGGACGGCCAGAGCCGTGGCTACACGCCGAGGCTGCGCGAGCTGCGGCTGTCTCCCGGCTCGCACCGGCTCCACTTCGCCAACCCCCTGTGCGAGCCCGTCGAGGAGGTGCTCGAAGTGGCTGCCGGCGCAGCCGTCTCGCGGGAAGTCGCCCTCCGCGTGCGTGACGCGGAGGTCACCATCGTCGCGCCCGCGGCGTCCCGCGTCTTCGTCGACGGCGTGGAGGTCGGCGTGGCGCCGCTGCGCGCCCCCTTGAAGCTCACGCACGGGGGACACCTCCTGTCCGCCCGCGACCCGGGAGGCAACGTGCTGAGGCAATCGCTCGACGCGGTGGCGGGGTCCCGCACCACGGTCGTGCTGGGGTCCGCTCCATGA
- a CDS encoding fibronectin type III domain-containing protein → MAVNFMPRAYALAGSSGGKPSRATSSLITLTASWKDAAPSEYWRTLTLRITNYSDAPLANPRIGMKNPLADRGVQIAKNAGTGDLTVKGDTVEFNLESHLLPIPAHGGFKEFSLAYNHPQGGFDLETLPTQFTLDGNPVVPPDDKEPPTVPQNPRLVSAGIRSVSLAWDASTDDTAVAGYDVHYGKTGQPRDQVAHATTPALTVTKLESDVEYTFTVQAVDIVGKRSQESAELTARTGQTLPDHGDWTVRRSPFVDYTAGETPKMLEALEQAGLDGVTLAFLVAGSGSGTDPKQVYWGGYAELTDSSDGAQYQAEGTTSHYGKQDLEAFRQKGGQVVISFGGASNHPLEENEHDVAKIAAIYSGVVKNYGVRHIDFDFEGGFINNVAALDRHIAAITQVLREDPTLQVSYTLAVDGAPGSLEGFNPDGERFVHALAEAGIEPSLITGMLMEFGQSAPLDDPYQCCVYALNGMHRQIQAAFPHWSAEKVWRRIGACPMYGTNNNTRIFFHLSDMEKLVRFAHEKNLGNMSGWDLTRDRNQGHNPICNPGNSQDIYLCTREDQKPYDFARKVMTFQPEDESADRSPGKTSVTLTVNGRSVTLEF, encoded by the coding sequence ATGGCCGTCAATTTCATGCCTCGCGCCTACGCCCTCGCCGGCTCCTCCGGGGGGAAGCCCTCCCGCGCCACGTCCTCGCTGATCACCCTGACCGCCAGCTGGAAGGACGCCGCCCCGTCGGAGTACTGGCGCACGCTCACCCTGCGCATCACCAACTACTCGGACGCGCCGCTCGCCAATCCGCGCATTGGCATGAAGAACCCGCTGGCGGACCGGGGCGTGCAGATCGCGAAGAACGCCGGCACGGGCGATCTCACCGTGAAGGGTGACACCGTGGAGTTCAACCTGGAGTCGCACCTGCTGCCCATCCCGGCCCATGGCGGCTTCAAGGAGTTCTCGCTCGCGTACAACCATCCGCAGGGCGGGTTCGACCTGGAGACGCTGCCCACCCAGTTCACCCTGGACGGCAACCCGGTGGTGCCGCCCGACGACAAGGAGCCGCCCACGGTGCCCCAGAACCCGCGCCTGGTGTCGGCGGGCATCCGGAGCGTGTCCCTGGCCTGGGACGCGTCCACGGACGACACGGCCGTCGCCGGCTACGACGTGCACTACGGCAAGACGGGGCAGCCGCGCGACCAGGTGGCCCACGCCACCACGCCGGCCCTCACCGTCACGAAGCTGGAGTCGGACGTGGAGTACACCTTCACGGTCCAGGCCGTGGACATCGTGGGCAAGCGCTCGCAGGAGTCCGCGGAGCTGACCGCGCGCACGGGCCAGACGCTGCCGGACCACGGCGACTGGACGGTGCGCCGCTCGCCCTTCGTGGACTACACGGCCGGCGAGACGCCGAAGATGCTGGAGGCCCTGGAGCAGGCGGGCCTGGACGGCGTCACCCTGGCCTTCCTCGTCGCCGGCAGCGGCTCGGGGACGGACCCGAAGCAGGTGTACTGGGGCGGCTACGCGGAGCTGACCGATTCGTCGGACGGCGCCCAGTACCAGGCCGAGGGCACCACGTCCCACTACGGCAAGCAGGACCTGGAGGCGTTCCGCCAGAAGGGCGGCCAGGTGGTCATCTCCTTCGGCGGCGCGTCCAACCACCCGCTCGAGGAGAACGAGCACGACGTCGCGAAGATCGCGGCCATCTACTCCGGCGTGGTGAAGAACTACGGCGTGCGCCACATCGACTTCGACTTCGAGGGCGGCTTCATCAACAACGTGGCGGCGCTGGACCGGCACATCGCGGCCATCACCCAGGTCCTCCGCGAGGATCCGACGCTCCAGGTCTCCTACACGCTGGCGGTGGACGGCGCGCCCGGCTCGCTGGAGGGCTTCAACCCGGACGGCGAGCGCTTCGTGCATGCGCTGGCGGAGGCCGGCATCGAGCCGTCCCTCATCACCGGCATGCTGATGGAGTTCGGGCAGTCGGCGCCGCTGGACGACCCGTACCAGTGCTGCGTGTACGCGCTCAACGGCATGCACCGGCAGATCCAGGCGGCGTTCCCCCACTGGAGCGCGGAGAAGGTCTGGCGGCGCATCGGCGCGTGCCCCATGTACGGGACGAACAACAACACGCGCATCTTCTTCCACCTGTCGGACATGGAGAAGCTGGTGCGGTTCGCGCATGAGAAGAACCTGGGCAACATGTCCGGGTGGGACCTGACGCGTGACCGCAACCAGGGTCACAACCCCATCTGCAACCCCGGCAACTCGCAGGACATCTACCTGTGCACGCGCGAGGACCAGAAGCCGTACGACTTCGCGCGCAAGGTGATGACCTTCCAGCCGGAGGACGAGTCGGCGGACCGGTCGCCCGGCAAGACGTCGGTGACGCTGACGGTGAACGGCCGGTCGGTGACGCTGGAGTTCTGA
- a CDS encoding glycosyl hydrolase family 18 protein codes for MMDSKRGWAGVRRAEPKQYVPEVFVPDALTLDDVSTRRGYRTVGYRGDGLGSNLSYTSVRVGRPVYNVYPQARGAPRLSAYVSDLGLEDGRPLGLEEPRFFGRGFDVSRLPPTAYDRLIFGSLGIVGDGGPRAAQIRKHARGAQLDRRGRVTIVDYLQDVASFPFHGVSMAKVGANLTNYHALYFSQERALGMLGALRTLQQQAAAEGHALELAFSVGGWLMSGHFSGMAASPRERAEFVSSIVELFSLFPMFSSVDLDWDCLGGGWLSSDESSKDDSVNYVRLVAELRAALDAAERGLGRKEISVAASCDLAKLRLVNVPALRDVGLDRVYLKGFDFFSPGTSRSIVHHANLKRYAGSPHSIEAAVELLLSRKVDPACLHLGYASEGQAAAGASRDSLQYNPEGAALGTFEAGVVELYDLLRNQVDYSARPPVGRNGFDLCTDRWADADYLYSEESRQLITLDTPRTVKAKAEFAAAYGLGGVFCGAAHQDTGLLHNAAREGLGARALRTVFDMASTYVPGQVRPLGPGVREARIPGDGLGSACAH; via the coding sequence ATGATGGATTCGAAGCGGGGATGGGCTGGGGTGCGGCGGGCGGAACCGAAGCAGTACGTGCCGGAGGTGTTCGTCCCGGATGCGCTGACGCTGGACGATGTCTCGACGCGGCGGGGCTACCGGACCGTGGGATACCGGGGTGACGGGCTGGGGAGCAATCTCTCCTATACGTCGGTCCGGGTGGGGCGGCCCGTCTACAATGTCTATCCCCAGGCGCGCGGCGCGCCCCGGCTGTCCGCCTATGTTTCAGACCTGGGCCTGGAGGACGGCCGGCCGCTGGGCCTGGAGGAGCCGCGGTTCTTCGGGCGGGGCTTCGATGTCTCGCGCCTGCCGCCCACGGCGTATGACCGGCTCATCTTCGGGTCGCTGGGCATCGTGGGGGACGGGGGGCCCAGGGCCGCGCAGATCCGCAAGCATGCCCGGGGGGCGCAGTTGGATCGCCGGGGGCGCGTCACCATCGTGGACTACCTGCAGGACGTGGCGTCGTTTCCCTTCCATGGCGTGTCCATGGCGAAGGTGGGCGCCAACCTGACCAACTACCACGCGCTGTACTTCTCCCAGGAGCGGGCCCTGGGGATGCTGGGGGCCTTGAGGACGCTGCAGCAACAGGCCGCGGCCGAGGGCCACGCGCTGGAGCTGGCGTTCTCCGTGGGCGGGTGGCTCATGTCCGGCCACTTCTCCGGGATGGCGGCCAGCCCTCGCGAGCGCGCGGAGTTCGTCTCCAGCATCGTGGAGCTGTTCTCCCTCTTCCCCATGTTCTCCTCCGTGGACCTGGACTGGGACTGCCTGGGCGGCGGCTGGCTTTCGAGCGATGAGTCCTCCAAGGACGACAGCGTGAACTACGTCCGGCTGGTGGCGGAGCTGCGGGCGGCGCTGGACGCAGCGGAGCGCGGCCTGGGCCGCAAGGAGATCTCCGTCGCGGCGAGCTGCGACCTGGCGAAGCTGCGGCTCGTGAACGTGCCGGCGCTCCGCGACGTGGGGCTGGACCGGGTCTACCTCAAGGGCTTCGACTTCTTCAGCCCGGGGACGTCGCGCTCCATCGTCCACCACGCGAACCTCAAGCGCTACGCGGGCTCGCCGCACTCCATCGAGGCGGCGGTGGAGCTCCTCCTGTCGCGCAAGGTGGACCCGGCGTGTCTGCACCTGGGCTACGCGTCCGAGGGGCAGGCCGCGGCGGGCGCCAGCCGGGACTCGCTCCAGTACAACCCGGAGGGGGCCGCGCTGGGCACCTTCGAGGCGGGCGTGGTGGAGCTGTACGACCTCTTGCGCAACCAGGTGGACTACTCGGCCCGGCCGCCCGTGGGGCGCAACGGCTTCGACCTGTGCACGGACCGCTGGGCGGACGCGGACTACCTCTACAGCGAGGAGTCCCGGCAGCTCATCACCCTGGATACGCCTCGCACGGTGAAGGCGAAGGCGGAGTTCGCCGCCGCGTACGGCCTGGGCGGCGTCTTCTGCGGGGCCGCGCACCAGGACACCGGGCTGCTCCACAACGCGGCGCGGGAGGGGCTGGGCGCACGGGCCCTGCGCACCGTGTTCGACATGGCCTCCACCTACGTGCCCGGGCAGGTGCGGCCGCTGGGGCCCGGCGTCCGGGAGGCGCGCATCCCGGGCGACGGGCTGGGGAGCGCCTGCGCGCACTGA
- a CDS encoding GNAT family N-acetyltransferase encodes MNDVNLVEIARRFEHKQATSAVALSTASAPLADGWMAFGGEGSYINKSCGYGFARDVTDAELDALVDFFASRGVEPKAELSPFAPQSLLKGLADRGFVLREFETVLYRPLRAGEDLSRLTQGAPAGLRVERVDPSDDAAVRRYVEIAGSGFVPEGESMPDIFWEMGLKAAHHPSTDSYLAWIDGVPAGGGACEVSDGLTSLFGTSVLPAYRRRGVQQALIAARLARGLEKGSDLAAIMSSPGIPTERNSMRMGFQMAYSRAVLVKPGAGLMPSP; translated from the coding sequence ATGAACGACGTGAACCTGGTGGAGATCGCCCGGCGGTTCGAACACAAGCAGGCCACCTCCGCGGTGGCGCTCTCCACGGCCTCCGCGCCGCTGGCGGACGGCTGGATGGCGTTCGGCGGCGAGGGCTCCTACATCAACAAGTCGTGCGGCTACGGCTTCGCGCGGGACGTCACGGACGCGGAGCTGGACGCGCTGGTGGACTTCTTCGCGTCGCGCGGCGTGGAGCCCAAGGCGGAGCTGAGCCCCTTCGCGCCCCAGTCCCTGTTGAAGGGGCTGGCGGACCGGGGCTTCGTGCTGCGCGAGTTCGAGACGGTGCTGTACCGGCCGCTTCGGGCGGGAGAGGACCTGTCGCGGCTGACGCAGGGGGCTCCCGCCGGGCTGCGCGTGGAGCGGGTGGATCCGTCCGACGACGCGGCGGTGCGCAGGTACGTGGAGATCGCCGGCAGCGGCTTCGTGCCGGAGGGCGAGTCGATGCCGGACATCTTCTGGGAGATGGGCCTGAAGGCCGCGCACCATCCCAGCACGGACTCGTATCTGGCGTGGATTGACGGCGTGCCGGCGGGGGGAGGGGCCTGCGAGGTGAGCGACGGGCTCACGTCCCTGTTCGGCACGTCCGTGCTGCCGGCGTACCGGCGGCGCGGCGTGCAGCAGGCGCTCATCGCCGCGCGCCTGGCGCGGGGGCTGGAGAAGGGCAGTGACCTGGCGGCCATCATGTCCTCGCCCGGCATCCCCACGGAGCGCAACTCCATGCGGATGGGGTTCCAGATGGCCTACTCCCGCGCCGTGCTGGTGAAGCCCGGCGCGGGGCTGATGCCGTCGCCCTGA
- a CDS encoding GON domain-containing protein, producing MNASKPSVLPHLLRRARPLTWSLLALAAAGCGASDSDSTLAEHPQDLTARPSRCLDIRAAQPGAPDGDYVLYVAGDTSASWTAYCHDMTGTPTEYLPLTRTGADANFSQYTAGGSSPGTDVRTHFTRLRIDPVTLRVDTADQTFASSTGELTHSPETVTAMTYGVAMACGGGQGQGNVDLRGTPFTVEAESFGVGGAGTTGAAVTSEDGQVVTLSGGGFCGWVGPQGSYNPFNQHGGLLQLHYRGGDRPATCQELQAARPGAPDGEYALFVNKDPLKRWTAWCQDMAGTPREYLPLVHTEDGANYSQYTAGGNSPGTDVRTRYTRVRLNPVTLAVDTGDQTFATSTGSLKHVDREPVTAMTYAAAMGCSRTGLANVDLRGTPFSVPTGGIGRAGPSSESSWWAFHDSNQVVEMHGYGGCGWVGPQGSYNPFNKNGALLPLAYTVPQP from the coding sequence ATGAACGCCTCGAAGCCTTCCGTCCTCCCCCACCTCCTCCGCCGCGCGCGGCCCTTGACCTGGAGCCTCCTGGCGCTCGCCGCCGCCGGCTGTGGCGCCAGCGACAGCGACAGCACCCTGGCGGAGCACCCCCAGGACCTCACCGCGCGGCCCTCCCGCTGCCTGGACATCCGCGCCGCCCAACCCGGAGCGCCGGACGGTGACTACGTGCTGTACGTGGCGGGTGACACCAGCGCGTCCTGGACCGCCTACTGCCACGACATGACCGGCACGCCCACCGAGTACCTCCCGCTCACGCGCACGGGCGCCGACGCCAACTTCTCGCAGTACACGGCCGGCGGCTCCTCCCCCGGCACCGACGTGCGCACCCACTTCACCCGGCTGCGCATCGACCCGGTGACCCTGCGCGTGGACACGGCGGACCAGACCTTCGCCTCCTCCACGGGCGAGCTGACGCACTCGCCGGAGACCGTCACCGCGATGACCTATGGCGTGGCCATGGCGTGCGGCGGCGGCCAGGGCCAGGGCAACGTCGACCTCCGGGGCACCCCGTTCACGGTGGAGGCGGAGTCGTTCGGCGTGGGCGGCGCGGGCACGACCGGCGCCGCCGTCACCAGCGAGGACGGCCAGGTCGTCACGCTGTCCGGTGGCGGCTTCTGCGGCTGGGTGGGCCCGCAGGGCAGCTACAACCCCTTCAACCAGCATGGGGGCCTGCTCCAGCTCCACTACCGCGGCGGGGATCGCCCCGCGACCTGTCAGGAGCTCCAGGCGGCCCGCCCGGGTGCGCCGGACGGCGAGTACGCGCTGTTCGTGAACAAGGACCCGCTGAAGCGCTGGACGGCCTGGTGCCAGGACATGGCCGGCACGCCCAGGGAGTACCTCCCCCTGGTGCACACGGAGGACGGCGCGAACTACTCGCAGTACACGGCGGGAGGGAACTCGCCGGGCACCGACGTGCGGACGCGGTACACGCGCGTCCGGCTGAACCCCGTCACCCTCGCCGTGGACACCGGGGACCAGACCTTCGCGACGTCCACCGGCTCCCTCAAGCACGTCGACAGGGAGCCCGTGACGGCCATGACCTACGCGGCGGCCATGGGGTGCAGCCGCACGGGCCTGGCCAACGTGGACCTGCGAGGCACGCCGTTCTCCGTGCCCACCGGCGGCATCGGCCGGGCCGGCCCCTCGAGCGAGTCCTCGTGGTGGGCCTTCCACGACAGCAACCAGGTGGTGGAGATGCACGGCTACGGCGGCTGCGGCTGGGTGGGCCCGCAGGGCAGCTACAACCCCTTCAACAAGAACGGCGCCCTGCTGCCCCTGGCGTACACCGTGCCGCAGCCGTAG